A single window of Syntrophotalea acetylenica DNA harbors:
- a CDS encoding GDSL-type esterase/lipase family protein — MPHRNRKTLGTILLLTTVLCIMAANTACRDRTPRLQPLPADALILAFGDSLTAGNGAPRQASYPSRLQELTGWRTVNAGVPGEISAEGAKRLPGLLRRHRPDLVVLCHGGNDLLRRIAKQTTSGHLAAMIDMIRRSGAQVVMLAVPQPGIRLRPPTFIAISQNVTGYRWKRRRCPQF; from the coding sequence ATGCCGCACCGCAACCGCAAAACCCTTGGTACGATCCTTTTACTGACGACGGTACTGTGTATCATGGCAGCAAATACGGCTTGCCGCGACCGGACGCCCCGTCTGCAACCGTTGCCGGCCGATGCGTTGATTCTCGCCTTCGGCGACAGCCTGACAGCCGGCAACGGTGCCCCGAGGCAGGCAAGCTATCCCTCAAGGCTACAGGAACTGACCGGCTGGCGCACGGTCAACGCCGGTGTTCCGGGGGAAATCAGTGCCGAAGGGGCAAAGCGCCTGCCCGGCCTGCTGCGGCGCCACCGTCCCGACCTGGTAGTGCTGTGCCACGGCGGCAACGACCTGTTGCGCCGCATCGCCAAACAGACAACCTCCGGCCATCTTGCCGCCATGATCGACATGATCCGCCGCAGCGGAGCCCAGGTAGTGATGCTCGCCGTGCCGCAACCGGGCATCCGCCTGCGCCCCCCGACTTTTATCGCAATATCGCAGAACGTTACCGGATACCGCTGGAAGAGGAGGCGTTGCCCGCAATTCTGA
- the metX gene encoding homoserine O-acetyltransferase MetX: MDNSSVGIVKTRTVDFDGDLRLESGRLLAAPITLAYETYGQLNAERSNAILVTHAWTGNAHAAGRHADDDRKAGWWDDMIGPGKVLDTSRYYVICSNVIGSCGGSTGPTSKNPRTGRPYNLSFPVIMVRDMVRAQKCLIDHLGLRTLVTVIGGSMGAMQALEWGVLYPEVVRSVIPIAGTGRTSPMAIALNALARQAIFNDPLWKKGNYRPEHPPADGLALGRAIGHISFLSNASMHLKFGRRFSARDGMFDFFGQFEVERYLEYNGRAFIDRFDTNAFLYLAKALDLYDVAWNFESRQQALERIRCPSLWFAFSSDWLYPPHEAEEVIDILRGLGKPVEYHLIQSDYGHDSFLVEPEKFTHFITGFLQRLGV; the protein is encoded by the coding sequence TTGGATAATTCTTCTGTAGGCATCGTCAAAACCCGAACCGTCGATTTCGACGGCGATCTGCGTCTGGAAAGCGGCCGGCTGCTCGCCGCACCCATCACGCTGGCCTACGAAACCTACGGGCAACTCAACGCCGAGCGCTCCAACGCCATCCTCGTCACCCATGCCTGGACCGGCAATGCCCATGCCGCCGGCAGACATGCGGACGATGACCGCAAGGCCGGTTGGTGGGACGATATGATCGGCCCCGGCAAGGTGCTCGACACCAGCCGTTACTATGTGATCTGCAGCAATGTGATCGGGTCCTGCGGCGGATCCACCGGTCCGACCAGCAAAAATCCCCGCACCGGCCGACCCTACAACCTGAGTTTCCCGGTGATCATGGTACGCGACATGGTGCGCGCCCAGAAATGCCTCATCGACCATCTCGGTCTGCGCACCCTGGTCACGGTCATCGGCGGCAGCATGGGCGCCATGCAGGCCCTCGAATGGGGAGTGCTGTATCCCGAGGTGGTGCGTTCCGTCATTCCCATAGCCGGCACCGGGCGCACCTCGCCCATGGCCATCGCCCTGAACGCGCTGGCGCGCCAGGCGATCTTCAACGATCCTCTGTGGAAAAAAGGCAATTACCGCCCCGAACACCCGCCCGCGGATGGCCTGGCGCTGGGACGCGCCATCGGCCACATCTCGTTTCTTTCCAACGCCTCCATGCACCTGAAATTCGGCCGGCGGTTTTCGGCCCGGGACGGCATGTTCGATTTTTTTGGCCAGTTCGAAGTCGAGCGCTATCTCGAGTACAACGGCCGGGCCTTTATCGACCGCTTCGATACCAACGCTTTTCTGTACCTGGCCAAGGCCCTTGACCTGTACGACGTTGCCTGGAATTTTGAAAGTCGGCAGCAGGCCCTGGAAAGAATCCGGTGCCCCTCCCTGTGGTTCGCCTTTTCCTCCGACTGGCTGTACCCGCCCCATGAAGCGGAAGAGGTGATCGATATCCTGCGAGGACTCGGCAAGCCGGTGGAGTATCACCTGATACAGTCCGACTACGGTCACGATTCCTTCCTGGTGGAACCGGAAAAGTTCACCCATTTCATCACCGGATTCCTCCAGCGCCTCGGCGTCTGA
- a CDS encoding AAA family ATPase encodes MNTTPSLNAFNGASHYVLDDELAKIVNVSIALELPLLLKGEPGTGKTRLAHAIAESLDMPLIVLNVKSSMKLVEALYQYDTLTRLNDSRFSDSSRDVSCIEDYIRMGKIGQAFTAERRVVLLIDEIDKADTDFQDDMLDVLDQMQFDIMEIDKTVTARHRPVVIITSNSKKDLSDPFLGRCNFHHIAFPDAEMMKRIVAVHFPDLDRSLLESCLAAFYRLRDVEGVEKKPATRELLNWLRAMLADPDIDASSLDRGALPYLGILFKKSADLRAAQTLVSA; translated from the coding sequence ATGAATACAACCCCTTCTCTGAACGCTTTCAATGGCGCTTCGCATTATGTGCTCGACGATGAACTGGCCAAAATCGTCAACGTGTCGATAGCTCTCGAATTGCCGCTGTTGCTCAAGGGCGAGCCCGGGACCGGCAAGACCCGCCTGGCCCACGCCATCGCCGAGAGCCTGGATATGCCGCTGATCGTGCTCAACGTCAAATCGAGCATGAAGTTGGTCGAGGCGCTGTATCAGTACGATACCCTGACGCGCCTTAACGACAGCCGTTTCTCCGATTCCAGCCGCGATGTCAGCTGCATCGAGGATTACATCCGCATGGGCAAGATCGGCCAGGCCTTCACCGCCGAGCGGCGGGTGGTGCTGCTTATCGACGAAATCGACAAGGCCGATACCGATTTCCAGGATGACATGCTCGATGTGCTGGACCAGATGCAGTTCGATATCATGGAGATCGACAAGACTGTCACGGCCCGTCACCGGCCGGTGGTGATCATTACCTCCAATTCCAAGAAGGATCTTTCGGACCCGTTTCTCGGCCGTTGCAATTTTCATCACATCGCCTTTCCCGACGCAGAGATGATGAAGCGCATCGTCGCGGTGCATTTCCCCGATCTCGACCGGAGTCTGCTGGAAAGCTGCCTTGCCGCATTCTACCGCCTGCGCGATGTCGAGGGGGTGGAGAAAAAACCGGCCACCCGCGAATTGCTGAACTGGCTGCGTGCCATGCTGGCGGATCCTGACATCGATGCTTCGTCCCTGGACAGGGGGGCGCTGCCCTATCTCGGCATCCTGTTTAAAAAGAGTGCCGATTTGCGTGCGGCGCAGACGCTGGTTTCGGCCTGA
- a CDS encoding HAD family hydrolase yields MVNGKFFVWIWLAGLIILQPALGCARQVVSCDSLFLWRDGTARQAITGFVRKVTDPEDAAYVPPQDRIVTIDLDGTLVCERPLPLGMLIAETLLREAAAAPQLQGRQPFDAARQDGLKRMRRDHFELFFGLSGAGFEEQAFRARLQTLVRDQRHPRFDLPYRELFYRPMLQLVDYLLRHDFIVYVLSGSDQTLVRLLCAEQPELAALPPVRFIGTLVALDVDFASGKPVYYRLARELEPVNLRRGKALNIVYRIGQYPILAIGNSDGDCAMLAATHAAPYPATLRLLLHHDDAEREYAYGAAGKTISCQGNGEAGLCRDLAGDDIVDISMKRDFLQVFATGEAGAAYWEPEK; encoded by the coding sequence ATGGTGAACGGTAAATTTTTTGTGTGGATATGGCTGGCAGGGCTGATCATTTTGCAGCCCGCCCTGGGTTGTGCCAGGCAGGTCGTGAGCTGCGATAGCCTGTTTTTGTGGCGTGACGGTACGGCCAGGCAGGCCATCACCGGGTTTGTGCGCAAGGTAACCGATCCGGAGGATGCTGCGTATGTGCCGCCGCAGGACCGTATTGTCACCATCGATTTGGACGGGACACTGGTGTGCGAGCGACCGCTGCCGCTGGGCATGCTGATTGCTGAGACCCTGCTCAGGGAGGCTGCCGCCGCGCCGCAGCTGCAGGGCCGTCAGCCTTTCGATGCCGCCCGCCAGGACGGATTGAAGCGCATGCGGCGTGATCATTTCGAACTGTTCTTCGGTCTGTCCGGTGCCGGATTCGAGGAACAGGCATTTCGCGCCAGGCTTCAGACACTGGTGCGGGACCAGCGCCATCCCCGGTTTGATCTTCCCTATCGCGAGCTTTTCTACCGTCCCATGCTGCAGCTGGTCGACTATCTTTTGCGCCACGATTTTATTGTCTACGTGCTTTCCGGCTCGGATCAGACCCTGGTGCGCCTGTTGTGTGCCGAACAGCCGGAACTGGCGGCACTGCCGCCGGTCCGCTTCATCGGTACCCTGGTGGCCCTGGATGTCGATTTTGCATCCGGCAAGCCGGTTTACTATCGCCTGGCACGGGAACTGGAGCCTGTCAACCTGCGTCGCGGCAAGGCTCTTAACATTGTCTACCGCATCGGTCAGTATCCGATCCTGGCCATCGGCAACAGCGACGGCGATTGCGCCATGCTTGCCGCCACCCATGCCGCACCCTATCCAGCGACCTTGCGACTGCTGTTGCATCATGACGATGCCGAACGCGAATACGCCTATGGCGCGGCAGGCAAGACGATATCATGCCAGGGCAACGGGGAGGCCGGCCTATGCCGGGATCTGGCAGGAGACGATATCGTGGACATCAGCATGAAACGGGACTTTTTGCAGGTTTTCGCTACCGGCGAAGCCGGCGCTGCCTATTGGGAGCCAGAAAAATAG
- a CDS encoding 4Fe-4S binding protein, producing the protein MRNAASSALRAPYKWALGLVVPLVLALGWKYPLLGFIVPAVMVSAIVTGFFRGRWFCGHLCPRGAFFDSWLRLIGGRRPIPPFLRSIKWRPLVSVTMIGYMVWRIGAAAGDPLHWGHVFWEMCLLTTLIGVPLALVFRPRAWCAMCPIGTLQMAVGGHRERWRLDAAACVGCGACQKSCPLSLPVVRDKARGIIGDRDCLKCGECARVCPTRAIAPPGP; encoded by the coding sequence ATGCGTAACGCCGCTTCATCCGCCCTGCGAGCCCCTTATAAATGGGCTCTGGGTCTTGTCGTGCCCCTGGTTCTGGCTTTGGGGTGGAAATATCCGTTATTGGGATTTATCGTGCCGGCAGTCATGGTTTCCGCCATTGTCACGGGGTTTTTCCGTGGCCGCTGGTTCTGCGGTCATCTTTGCCCGCGGGGGGCTTTTTTCGACAGCTGGCTGCGGCTGATCGGCGGCCGGCGTCCGATTCCGCCGTTTCTGCGCAGCATCAAATGGCGGCCTCTGGTTTCGGTCACCATGATCGGCTACATGGTCTGGCGCATCGGTGCCGCGGCCGGCGACCCGCTGCACTGGGGACATGTTTTCTGGGAGATGTGCCTGTTGACGACCCTCATCGGCGTGCCGCTTGCCCTGGTGTTCAGGCCGCGTGCCTGGTGTGCCATGTGCCCCATCGGAACCCTGCAGATGGCGGTCGGCGGTCACCGCGAACGGTGGCGTCTGGATGCGGCGGCCTGTGTCGGGTGCGGGGCCTGCCAAAAGTCCTGCCCGTTGTCCTTGCCCGTCGTCAGGGACAAGGCTCGTGGCATTATCGGTGACCGCGATTGCCTGAAGTGCGGCGAATGCGCGCGTGTCTGCCCCACCCGGGCGATTGCGCCTCCGGGGCCGTGA
- a CDS encoding ATP-binding cassette domain-containing protein, with amino-acid sequence MALLSLQNVCLAFGGPALFEDVNLHIESGDRIGLLGRNGCGKSTLLRLIAGELQPDSGGVICRQGVRIATLPQDVPADLTGTVYEEVLCGLGAAGRELLNYHRLARQVRDGDESRLADLLHSQQALETSGAWPLEQLVGQVLSHLHLDGEVPVAELSGGVKRRVLLARALVGEPDMLLLDEPTNHLDIDTIDWLESFLKRSSLTLVFVTHDREFLKALATRTVELDRGRLFDFACDYETFLRRREEALHAEDQQWQRFDRKLAQEEVWIRQGIKARRTRNMGRVRDLQRMREERRQRRDRTGKARLQLQEAARSGKLVAELEGVCFGYGDNPVIRDLTTTILRGDRIGIIGPNGAGKSTLLKLILGQMEPQQGQVRLGTNLEILYFDQLREQLDPDATVQQNLSGDQDTVLVGGKPRHVYGYLQDFLFTPDRARTPVRILSGGERHRLLLAKLFTREANVLVLDEPTNDLDLETLELLEELLADFAGTVLLVSHDRAFLDRVVTGTLVWEGEGRFVDYVGGYQDWLRQRPLPDPEPVPAKVAKGKPERCRPRKLSFKERHELEALPARIEALETEQAGLHEKLADPAFYKEQGDAVPLLRERMTRLDAELTACFARWEELESLAE; translated from the coding sequence ATGGCTTTGTTGAGTTTGCAGAATGTGTGTCTCGCTTTTGGCGGGCCGGCACTGTTCGAGGATGTCAATCTACACATCGAGAGCGGTGACCGCATCGGTCTGCTGGGCCGCAACGGCTGCGGCAAATCGACCCTGTTGCGGCTGATTGCAGGAGAACTGCAACCGGACAGCGGCGGCGTGATCTGTCGCCAGGGCGTGCGGATTGCCACACTGCCGCAGGATGTTCCCGCCGATTTGACCGGAACCGTTTATGAGGAAGTGCTGTGCGGACTTGGCGCCGCGGGACGGGAGCTGCTGAACTATCACCGCCTGGCCCGGCAGGTGCGTGACGGGGACGAGAGCCGACTGGCGGATCTGCTTCATTCCCAGCAGGCTCTGGAGACATCGGGCGCCTGGCCGCTGGAACAGCTGGTGGGGCAGGTTCTGTCGCATCTGCATCTCGATGGCGAAGTGCCTGTTGCCGAACTTTCCGGCGGTGTCAAACGGCGCGTGCTGCTGGCGCGCGCGCTGGTGGGGGAGCCGGATATGCTGCTGCTGGATGAACCGACCAACCACCTGGACATCGATACCATCGACTGGCTTGAAAGCTTTTTGAAGCGGTCCTCCCTGACGCTTGTGTTTGTAACGCATGATCGCGAGTTTCTCAAGGCGCTGGCGACCCGCACCGTCGAGCTCGATCGCGGAAGGCTGTTTGATTTCGCCTGCGATTACGAGACCTTTTTGCGCCGTCGGGAAGAGGCTCTGCATGCCGAAGATCAACAGTGGCAGCGTTTCGACCGCAAGCTGGCACAGGAAGAGGTGTGGATCCGCCAGGGAATCAAGGCACGACGCACCCGCAATATGGGGCGTGTGCGCGATCTGCAGCGTATGCGCGAGGAGCGCCGGCAGCGGCGCGACCGTACCGGCAAGGCGCGGTTGCAGCTGCAGGAAGCCGCGCGCAGCGGCAAACTGGTGGCCGAGCTGGAAGGGGTCTGTTTCGGCTACGGTGACAACCCGGTGATCCGGGATCTGACCACGACCATCCTGCGGGGTGATCGCATCGGCATCATCGGTCCCAACGGCGCCGGCAAGTCGACCCTGCTGAAACTGATTCTCGGCCAGATGGAGCCCCAGCAGGGGCAGGTACGCCTTGGCACCAATCTGGAAATTCTCTATTTCGATCAGTTGCGCGAGCAGCTCGATCCCGATGCCACGGTGCAGCAGAATCTGTCCGGCGACCAGGATACGGTGCTGGTGGGCGGCAAACCCCGGCATGTCTACGGCTATCTGCAGGATTTTCTTTTTACCCCGGATCGCGCCCGCACACCGGTGCGCATTCTCTCCGGCGGCGAGCGCCATCGCCTGCTGCTGGCCAAGCTGTTCACCCGCGAGGCCAATGTGCTGGTACTCGACGAGCCGACCAACGATCTCGATCTGGAAACCCTGGAGCTGCTGGAGGAGTTGCTGGCCGACTTCGCCGGTACGGTACTGCTGGTCAGCCATGACCGGGCGTTTCTCGACAGGGTGGTGACCGGCACCCTGGTTTGGGAAGGCGAAGGCCGGTTTGTCGATTATGTCGGCGGCTACCAGGACTGGTTGCGGCAAAGACCGCTGCCGGACCCGGAGCCGGTGCCGGCGAAAGTGGCCAAAGGTAAGCCGGAACGCTGCCGTCCCCGCAAACTGAGTTTCAAGGAGCGGCACGAGTTGGAGGCTTTGCCGGCGCGCATCGAAGCGCTTGAGACCGAACAGGCAGGCCTGCATGAGAAACTCGCCGATCCAGCTTTCTACAAGGAGCAGGGCGATGCGGTGCCGCTGCTGCGAGAACGCATGACGCGGCTCGATGCCGAACTGACGGCCTGTTTTGCCCGCTGGGAAGAGTTGGAGTCGCTGGCGGAATGA
- a CDS encoding methyl-accepting chemotaxis protein encodes MQFKSVQLKIAMIAGLCLLSAVVVLVVYGLFAARNTQNMVSTQVSSLLKETSMQNMQNLAGEQAGEIRGQLELALDAARTMANTFEVSKQGSGNLQIGRDQLNAVLLHVLKANKGFNGTYSCWEPNAIDGRDGDFRVDRDGNNPVTGRFTPYWTRDDKGNIAVQPLVEYDTYDKHPNGVLKGGWYIIPREKNLESVLGPLPYIVQGKQVWLATMSVPIMVDGRFIGVAGADYNLDFVQRIATEVDKELFGGEGQVSIIADNGLLVAQSENPDMIGGHFNQVMAEGWEAVFKSIQGGEAMVRSNADNGMIEAISPIVLGNTGKPWSVMIQVPEKIVLAEAMALNNQLSDRGRSSAFWQVIVGAGVVGLAVFLLWLAAGGIARPIRRAAELADTIRAGDFSQRLSLNQQDEVGQLAVALNGMADSLEGAAKIAEEIAAGNLDVEVKLASDRDQLGRALRTMTDNLNDVLTQVQAAGEQIASGSGQVADASQSLSQSATEAAASMEEINASMTQMASQTKLNADNAEQANSLANNARQGAADGARLMEEMLAAMREINASSEDISKIIKVIDEIAFQTNLLALNAAVEAARAGQHGKGFAVVAEEVRTLAARSATAAKETAELIENSVGKTRNGTDIADKTAGALKEIVGGATKVSDLVGEIAMASNEQAQGFAQVNQGLNQIDGVTQQNTANAEESAAAAEELSGQAMQLQQLLHRFSLKGRSSSTSRRLAAERSQLALPEA; translated from the coding sequence ATGCAATTCAAGTCGGTACAGTTGAAAATTGCCATGATTGCCGGCCTCTGCCTGTTGTCGGCTGTCGTGGTGCTGGTGGTGTATGGACTGTTCGCCGCCAGAAACACGCAGAACATGGTTTCCACGCAGGTCTCCAGCCTGCTCAAGGAAACCAGCATGCAGAACATGCAGAATCTCGCCGGGGAGCAGGCCGGTGAGATCCGGGGCCAGCTGGAACTGGCGCTGGATGCCGCCCGCACCATGGCCAATACCTTCGAGGTCAGCAAGCAAGGCTCGGGCAATCTGCAGATCGGCCGTGACCAGCTCAACGCCGTACTGCTGCACGTGCTGAAGGCCAACAAGGGTTTCAATGGCACCTATTCCTGCTGGGAGCCGAACGCCATTGATGGGCGCGACGGCGATTTTCGCGTCGACCGGGACGGCAACAATCCGGTGACGGGCCGATTCACCCCGTATTGGACCCGGGACGACAAAGGCAACATCGCCGTGCAGCCCCTGGTGGAATACGATACCTATGACAAGCACCCCAATGGTGTGCTCAAAGGCGGCTGGTACATCATCCCGCGGGAGAAAAACCTGGAAAGCGTGCTTGGTCCTCTGCCCTACATCGTTCAGGGCAAACAGGTGTGGCTGGCCACCATGTCGGTGCCCATCATGGTCGACGGCAGGTTTATCGGCGTCGCCGGGGCTGACTACAATCTGGATTTTGTGCAGAGAATCGCTACCGAGGTGGACAAGGAACTGTTCGGCGGCGAGGGGCAGGTGTCCATTATCGCCGATAATGGTCTGCTGGTTGCGCAGAGCGAAAACCCCGATATGATCGGCGGCCACTTCAATCAGGTTATGGCCGAGGGCTGGGAAGCTGTCTTCAAATCCATTCAGGGCGGTGAAGCCATGGTGCGCAGCAATGCCGACAACGGCATGATCGAGGCGATTTCACCGATTGTCCTGGGCAACACCGGCAAGCCCTGGTCGGTGATGATTCAGGTGCCGGAGAAAATCGTGCTGGCCGAGGCCATGGCGCTCAACAACCAGCTCAGCGATCGTGGCCGCAGCAGCGCTTTCTGGCAGGTGATCGTCGGGGCAGGCGTGGTGGGCCTGGCGGTGTTCCTGCTGTGGCTGGCTGCCGGTGGCATCGCGCGTCCCATCCGCCGCGCGGCGGAACTGGCCGATACCATCCGTGCCGGGGATTTCTCCCAGCGTCTCAGCCTCAATCAGCAGGACGAGGTCGGCCAGCTGGCCGTTGCGCTGAATGGAATGGCCGACAGTCTCGAAGGGGCGGCCAAGATCGCCGAGGAAATCGCTGCAGGCAATCTCGATGTCGAGGTCAAGCTGGCTTCCGACAGGGATCAGCTCGGTCGCGCCCTGCGCACCATGACCGATAACCTCAACGATGTTCTGACACAGGTGCAGGCGGCCGGCGAGCAGATCGCCTCGGGTTCCGGTCAGGTGGCCGACGCCAGCCAGTCCCTGTCGCAGAGCGCTACCGAAGCCGCTGCCTCCATGGAGGAAATCAATGCCTCCATGACGCAGATGGCGTCGCAGACCAAGCTCAATGCCGACAACGCCGAACAGGCCAACAGCCTGGCCAACAACGCCCGCCAGGGCGCCGCGGACGGCGCGCGGCTGATGGAGGAAATGCTTGCAGCCATGCGGGAAATCAACGCGTCCAGCGAAGATATCTCCAAGATCATCAAGGTTATCGACGAGATCGCTTTCCAGACCAACCTGCTGGCTCTGAACGCTGCCGTCGAGGCCGCCCGCGCCGGACAGCACGGTAAAGGTTTCGCGGTGGTCGCCGAGGAGGTCCGGACCCTGGCGGCACGCAGCGCCACCGCCGCCAAGGAGACCGCCGAACTGATCGAGAACTCGGTGGGCAAGACCCGCAACGGTACCGACATCGCGGACAAGACCGCCGGCGCTCTCAAGGAGATCGTTGGCGGGGCGACCAAGGTGTCCGACCTGGTTGGTGAAATTGCCATGGCTTCCAACGAACAGGCCCAGGGCTTTGCCCAGGTCAATCAGGGACTGAACCAGATCGATGGTGTGACCCAGCAGAATACCGCAAATGCCGAGGAAAGCGCCGCCGCTGCCGAGGAACTTTCCGGCCAGGCCATGCAGCTGCAGCAATTGCTGCACCGCTTCAGCCTCAAGGGCCGCAGCTCGTCGACTTCCCGGCGCCTGGCGGCGGAACGCTCCCAGCTGGCGCTCCCCGAAGCCTGA
- a CDS encoding DUF2238 domain-containing protein, with translation MVPAVLLGLYLLLFAVLGIAPYDRGVWLAENLPIVAIVVLLAATFRKYRFSDLAYLLMACLIFLHTIGGHFTFERVPFDWVTQWFGFQRNHYDRMAHFTVGFYAYPCAELLLRRRLVASRGVLLLFPVFFIVTVAAGYELFEWQYAVHADPDAGIAVLGSQGDIWDAQKDMLADTLGAVAAIGLFAIRHWRQLARLRFDRRADETP, from the coding sequence ATGGTGCCTGCGGTTTTGCTGGGTTTGTACCTGCTGCTGTTTGCGGTGCTGGGGATTGCGCCTTATGATCGCGGCGTCTGGCTGGCCGAGAACCTCCCGATCGTGGCTATTGTAGTGTTGCTGGCGGCGACCTTCCGGAAATACCGGTTTTCCGATCTCGCATACCTGCTGATGGCGTGCCTTATCTTTCTGCACACCATCGGCGGGCATTTCACCTTTGAGCGTGTGCCTTTCGACTGGGTGACGCAATGGTTCGGCTTTCAGCGCAACCATTACGACCGCATGGCCCATTTCACCGTCGGATTTTATGCCTATCCCTGCGCCGAACTGCTGTTGCGCCGGCGTCTGGTGGCCTCGCGCGGGGTTCTGCTGCTGTTCCCGGTTTTTTTTATCGTGACGGTGGCAGCCGGCTATGAACTGTTCGAGTGGCAATACGCGGTGCATGCCGACCCGGACGCCGGCATTGCGGTGCTTGGATCCCAGGGGGATATCTGGGACGCGCAGAAGGACATGCTGGCTGATACCCTGGGAGCGGTTGCCGCCATCGGCCTGTTTGCGATCCGGCACTGGCGGCAACTGGCGCGGCTGCGTTTTGACCGGCGCGCGGATGAAACCCCCTGA
- a CDS encoding B12-binding domain-containing radical SAM protein gives MKILLMHIQDAAPGPLVPPLGMACVAAAVRRAGYAVWQVSLRSGELGLRLPALLSRLKPDAIGLSVRNVDNQSLERPVFFLESARQAVALCHRYSRAPVIVGGAGFSVFGQRALDYLRADYGICGEGEASFVELLQRLQPRQSPSGLRGRLPAREVLISDTSPDLSTRQIPRPGKDLLLPPPGLSADLWVPFQTRRGCAMDCSYCATAAIEGRALRRRPVAQVVSSLHEYLDRGYRRIFFVDNTFNLPESYALALCEAFQASGLRFEWKAIVYPWRVSTKLVRSMAAAGCTEVSLGFESGSRAVLEAMHKRFCPEDVDTVSRRLRGHGIRRLGFLLLGGPAETRETVMESLRFADHLDCDALKMTVGLRIYPGTQLAAMALRDGIITAASDLLRPAFYLAPGLATWLPEIVAEWMADRPHWS, from the coding sequence ATGAAAATTTTGCTGATGCACATCCAGGATGCGGCGCCCGGGCCTTTGGTGCCGCCGTTGGGGATGGCCTGTGTGGCGGCTGCCGTGCGTCGCGCCGGTTACGCGGTGTGGCAGGTCAGTCTGCGGTCCGGCGAGCTGGGATTGCGTCTTCCCGCCCTGCTGTCCCGCCTGAAACCCGACGCCATTGGTCTGTCGGTGCGCAATGTCGATAACCAGAGCCTTGAACGGCCGGTTTTCTTTCTGGAGAGCGCCCGGCAGGCCGTCGCGCTCTGCCATCGTTACAGCCGGGCTCCCGTCATTGTTGGCGGAGCCGGTTTCAGTGTCTTCGGTCAGCGCGCCCTCGATTATTTGCGTGCCGATTATGGTATCTGCGGGGAGGGGGAGGCTTCCTTCGTGGAACTTCTTCAGCGCCTGCAGCCTCGGCAAAGCCCTTCCGGGCTGCGCGGAAGACTGCCGGCGCGTGAGGTTTTGATTTCCGACACATCCCCGGATTTGTCCACAAGGCAGATACCGCGTCCGGGGAAGGATCTGCTGTTGCCTCCGCCAGGCCTGTCCGCCGATTTGTGGGTGCCGTTTCAGACCCGGCGCGGCTGCGCCATGGACTGCAGCTACTGCGCCACCGCTGCCATCGAGGGACGCGCCTTGCGTCGCCGTCCGGTCGCGCAGGTCGTCAGTAGTCTGCATGAGTATCTGGATCGCGGCTATCGACGGATTTTTTTTGTCGACAATACCTTCAATCTGCCGGAGAGTTACGCTTTGGCGTTGTGCGAGGCTTTTCAGGCATCCGGTCTGCGCTTCGAATGGAAGGCCATCGTCTATCCCTGGCGTGTCAGCACAAAGCTGGTGCGGTCCATGGCCGCAGCCGGCTGCACGGAGGTCAGTCTCGGTTTCGAGAGCGGCTCCCGTGCGGTTCTGGAGGCCATGCACAAACGCTTTTGCCCCGAGGATGTCGATACGGTCTCGCGCCGACTGCGGGGCCATGGTATCAGACGCCTGGGATTTCTGTTGCTGGGGGGGCCCGCGGAGACCCGGGAGACCGTCATGGAAAGCCTGCGCTTTGCCGACCACCTGGATTGTGATGCGCTCAAGATGACCGTCGGCCTGCGTATCTACCCCGGCACCCAGCTGGCGGCCATGGCCCTGCGGGACGGCATCATAACCGCCGCCAGCGATCTGCTGCGTCCTGCTTTTTATCTGGCTCCCGGGTTGGCGACATGGCTGCCGGAAATTGTCGCCGAATGGATGGCGGACCGGCCGCACTGGTCCTGA
- a CDS encoding RrF2 family transcriptional regulator, which translates to MIITRATEYAIRAVLFMAAKPREEIVLKKDICREQDITPAFLTKVLQPLIKEGIVGSHRGVGGGFFLAKNPTDITLLDVIRAEEGPIYLNLCLADKTSCERESTCPVNRVWQKARAGLVDVLGSYSFAQLLEMEPSRENSGASETGKTGHFSHGPHGSATGLDSRPGRND; encoded by the coding sequence GTGATCATTACCCGAGCAACCGAATACGCGATCCGTGCCGTGCTTTTCATGGCGGCAAAACCCCGGGAGGAAATCGTCCTGAAAAAGGACATCTGCCGGGAGCAGGACATCACTCCCGCCTTTCTGACCAAAGTCCTGCAGCCCCTGATCAAGGAAGGCATCGTCGGCTCCCATCGCGGCGTCGGCGGCGGGTTTTTCCTGGCGAAGAATCCAACCGACATTACCCTGCTCGACGTCATCAGGGCCGAGGAAGGCCCGATCTATCTCAATCTCTGCCTTGCCGATAAAACCAGTTGCGAGCGCGAATCAACCTGCCCCGTCAACCGCGTCTGGCAGAAAGCGCGGGCCGGCCTGGTCGATGTCCTGGGCAGTTACAGCTTTGCGCAACTGCTCGAAATGGAACCTTCCCGTGAAAACAGCGGAGCTTCGGAGACAGGCAAAACCGGACACTTTTCACACGGGCCCCACGGCTCCGCCACCGGCCTGGACAGCCGCCCCGGGAGAAACGATTGA